A single region of the Pontibacter kalidii genome encodes:
- a CDS encoding FecCD family ABC transporter permease, producing MRKYLIGFLIYGLPLPLLLYSLTVGPSQGLHLSDYWEWAKTVLSGGITDSAGDLYMINNIIENVRLPRVILTFIIGAGLAASGGTLQGIFRNPLVDPYVLGISSGSAFGAALAIAFPLININLSAFALGVVSVILTYSFAFSNKSASIVAVILSGMIVSGIFTAMLTIVQYISDPYKLQAIIQWTMGNLHHASWDKINSAALPIAVGVGGMYLLRWRLNLLALGDQEAKAVGVNPNRDKIILVVLATLTTSSSVAAAGIISLYGLFVPHLTRMMVGPDNRKSMPANILFGGSFLLIIDNFSRSLMEFEIPIGIFTMLLGAPFFIFLMKKNKINWV from the coding sequence ATGAGAAAGTACCTTATCGGGTTCCTGATCTATGGCTTGCCCTTGCCACTGCTGTTGTATTCGCTTACAGTAGGCCCATCGCAGGGCCTGCACCTATCGGATTACTGGGAGTGGGCCAAGACAGTGCTTTCCGGAGGTATAACTGACAGTGCCGGTGACCTTTACATGATCAACAACATCATTGAGAATGTGCGGCTCCCCCGGGTAATACTCACCTTTATCATCGGGGCCGGGCTTGCCGCCTCGGGGGGCACGCTGCAGGGCATTTTCCGGAACCCGCTGGTAGACCCCTATGTGCTGGGCATTTCCTCGGGCTCGGCCTTCGGGGCGGCGCTGGCCATCGCGTTCCCGCTTATCAATATCAACCTGTCGGCTTTTGCGTTGGGAGTGGTTTCCGTGATTCTGACGTACTCTTTTGCTTTCTCCAATAAAAGCGCCTCCATTGTAGCGGTCATACTTTCGGGCATGATCGTGTCGGGCATCTTCACAGCCATGCTGACCATTGTGCAGTACATCAGCGACCCTTACAAGTTGCAGGCCATTATTCAGTGGACCATGGGCAACCTGCACCATGCTTCCTGGGACAAGATCAACAGCGCCGCTCTACCCATAGCGGTGGGTGTGGGGGGCATGTACCTGCTGCGCTGGAGGCTGAACCTGTTGGCCCTCGGCGATCAGGAGGCCAAGGCCGTCGGGGTAAACCCAAACCGGGATAAGATCATCCTCGTCGTGCTGGCTACGTTAACGACTTCGTCTTCAGTAGCGGCAGCGGGTATCATCAGCCTGTATGGCTTGTTTGTACCGCACCTGACACGCATGATGGTCGGGCCGGATAACCGGAAGTCCATGCCGGCCAACATTCTTTTTGGCGGTTCCTTTCTGTTAATCATCGATAACTTCTCCCGCTCGCTGATGGAGTTCGAGATTCCGATTGGCATTTTCACCATGCTGCTGGGGGCGCCTTTCTTTATCTTTTTAATGAAGAAGAACAAAATAAACTGGGTATGA
- a CDS encoding ABC transporter ATP-binding protein — MTKQAIEVSNLSFSYGSTPILEDVNVAFPEGKFSVVLGRNGSGKSTLFNILSGMADYRQGSVKLMGRERKEMSFADCATILGFLPQFHKSIFPFKVRDVVLTGRAAFSSFSPKKADLEKVEQAIAELEISHLIDRPYTELSGGEQQLVMIARVLVQNPGIILLDEPTNHLDVYYQTFVLEKLRKLSQNNFTVIAIMHDPNLAFLYADHCFFMKNKTVVKTDLANHDSQLLQYVYNVNFTAVQVKEKTIVVPTM; from the coding sequence ATGACGAAGCAGGCAATTGAGGTAAGCAACCTGAGTTTCAGTTACGGCAGCACACCCATCCTGGAGGATGTGAACGTTGCTTTTCCGGAGGGGAAGTTCTCGGTGGTGTTGGGGCGGAATGGCAGCGGAAAATCCACGCTCTTCAACATCTTGTCCGGCATGGCCGACTACCGCCAGGGCTCGGTCAAGCTGATGGGCCGTGAACGAAAAGAAATGTCCTTTGCCGACTGTGCTACTATCCTGGGCTTTCTGCCGCAGTTTCACAAATCCATTTTCCCCTTCAAGGTGCGCGATGTGGTGCTGACGGGGCGTGCCGCCTTCTCTTCCTTCAGCCCCAAGAAAGCAGACCTGGAGAAAGTAGAGCAGGCTATCGCCGAGCTGGAGATTTCCCACCTGATTGATAGACCCTATACGGAGCTGTCGGGCGGAGAGCAGCAGTTGGTGATGATTGCGCGGGTGCTAGTGCAGAACCCTGGTATCATACTTCTGGATGAGCCCACCAACCACTTGGATGTGTACTACCAAACCTTTGTGCTGGAAAAACTTCGAAAGCTGTCCCAGAATAACTTCACGGTCATCGCCATCATGCACGACCCGAACCTGGCCTTCCTTTATGCCGACCACTGCTTCTTCATGAAGAACAAAACGGTCGTGAAAACAGACCTGGCCAACCATGACAGCCAGCTGTTGCAATACGTATATAACGTGAACTTCACAGCCGTGCAGGTGAAAGAAAAAACGATCGTGGTACCCACTATGTAA
- a CDS encoding GNAT family N-acetyltransferase: MAYVVDFRKELFPMVDHRAIPEDLANFESCYVADDNAVFLVATDASDTIIGTIGMRRYDHRFAHLNYTGQVVNEVLKLYVEPAYRKKGLGKALVNALKSEAWQRGIETLYLHTHPFLSGALEFWTKQGFRVVCQDDTEVFRTIHMDLAMLGAADAAEIEKEVTIGL, translated from the coding sequence GTGGCCTACGTGGTGGACTTCCGGAAGGAGCTCTTCCCCATGGTTGACCACCGCGCGATACCCGAGGACCTGGCTAATTTTGAGTCCTGCTATGTGGCCGATGATAATGCGGTGTTCCTGGTCGCCACAGACGCGTCAGATACCATCATCGGAACCATCGGCATGAGGAGGTATGACCACCGTTTCGCTCACTTAAACTATACCGGCCAGGTTGTAAACGAGGTGCTCAAGCTATACGTTGAGCCGGCTTACAGGAAAAAAGGACTTGGCAAGGCCCTGGTCAACGCCCTGAAGTCGGAGGCCTGGCAGCGGGGCATTGAAACGCTCTACCTGCACACCCACCCTTTCTTGTCGGGCGCACTGGAATTCTGGACAAAGCAAGGCTTCCGGGTGGTATGTCAGGACGATACTGAGGTTTTCCGCACGATACACATGGACCTCGCCATGTTGGGCGCTGCAGACGCGGCTGAAATTGAAAAGGAAGTCACAATAGGACTATAA
- a CDS encoding TonB-dependent receptor, with amino-acid sequence MYVTLKWIGVLMALFLVRFSVLGNGLGSVSGKVLDREGNALVGVSASIESIGKGDVTNLDGHFRISQIPYGNYVLLVKGLGLEEKRVSLTLSEHAEHVQLEVRLNRVAHAMQEVLVTGRKETDYVNEYSFVGTKLQSRVMDVPQTITSVTKELIEDQQAFLVTDVVQNLAGVNQYSAYDDLTIRGFRNGYETGYRLVNGLRSGYGYGTSFFRVPLTVNLESVEVLKGPGAALFGDINPGGTVNLVTKKPLEEDRKAVSFSVGSFQAMRSTLDMTGPLNKDKSLLYRLNIGFEDTKTFREVNDRSSLMIAPTVTFRPTDKTTVNAELIYSKFDGYLDRGMGIRGGDLYALPRSFTLSQPSDYYRVNDVSLNASLNHRLTDRLSFNAAYMKFVYHEELSEHRTLNTFADAPANTIMNLRYLEKKVNEYTDNLSTYFSASGHTGSLQHNLILGLDYISFQTDKRGHQWEAREMEVDGQRVPLTFDLNNPTYELRDPSKYIRRPLASFFLDYLNASYSTTGLYVQDQVGISDRLKLLMGLRYEMFRDQREYGSGEEKVHQNVWLPRLGLNYQVRDNLNYFASYSQGFKPIDPAFVRNPENYGGTEPFDSESSYQVESGLKGEFLGKRLFSTLSFFHIEKRNMLVNTGQLTEAGNPIYRQNGRVKSQGVEVEATGSITPGLNLSVNYAFNHTEVLASDLEGEEGLQTPNAPRHSAGLWAKYTFSEAGLEGFGLAIGGNYVGDRRMELQVQDVRTGDWVWEYWPSYTVVNAAAFYRVNKFKLSLNVNNVFDEYYFVGGYDYQRAFPGAPRNFILSMGYTF; translated from the coding sequence ATGTACGTAACGTTGAAGTGGATCGGTGTGCTGATGGCACTGTTCCTAGTCCGGTTTTCCGTGTTAGGAAACGGTTTGGGAAGTGTTAGCGGCAAGGTGTTGGATAGGGAAGGCAATGCCCTGGTGGGCGTTTCGGCAAGCATTGAAAGTATAGGAAAAGGGGATGTCACGAACCTGGATGGCCACTTTCGCATTTCGCAGATACCCTATGGTAACTATGTGCTGCTCGTGAAGGGGCTGGGGCTAGAGGAAAAGAGAGTTTCTCTGACTCTGAGCGAACACGCCGAGCACGTGCAGTTGGAGGTACGGCTCAATCGCGTGGCTCACGCCATGCAGGAAGTGCTGGTGACGGGCCGCAAGGAAACTGACTATGTGAATGAATACAGCTTTGTCGGCACCAAGCTCCAAAGCCGCGTGATGGATGTGCCGCAGACCATCACCTCGGTCACGAAGGAGCTGATAGAGGACCAGCAGGCCTTTCTGGTGACAGACGTGGTGCAGAATCTGGCCGGTGTGAACCAGTACTCCGCTTATGATGACCTGACCATCCGGGGCTTCCGCAACGGCTATGAAACAGGGTACAGGCTGGTGAACGGGCTTCGCTCCGGCTACGGGTATGGCACGAGCTTTTTCCGGGTGCCGCTTACGGTAAACCTGGAGAGCGTGGAGGTGCTTAAGGGGCCGGGAGCTGCCCTCTTCGGCGACATCAACCCGGGCGGGACGGTGAACCTGGTGACCAAAAAGCCGCTGGAGGAAGACCGGAAAGCGGTGAGCTTCTCGGTGGGCAGCTTCCAGGCCATGCGCAGCACGCTGGACATGACAGGCCCGCTCAACAAAGACAAATCCCTGCTATACCGGCTCAACATCGGCTTTGAAGACACCAAAACCTTCCGGGAGGTGAACGACCGCAGCTCCCTGATGATAGCGCCCACCGTCACCTTCCGCCCCACCGACAAGACCACCGTCAACGCCGAGCTGATCTACAGCAAATTCGACGGTTACCTGGACCGCGGCATGGGCATCCGGGGCGGTGACTTATACGCGCTGCCGAGGTCCTTCACCCTGAGCCAGCCCAGCGATTACTACCGCGTTAACGATGTGTCGCTCAACGCCTCCCTCAACCACCGGCTCACCGACCGGCTCTCCTTCAACGCGGCCTACATGAAGTTTGTCTACCACGAGGAGCTGAGCGAGCACCGCACGCTCAATACCTTTGCCGATGCCCCGGCCAACACTATCATGAACCTGCGCTACCTGGAAAAGAAGGTGAACGAGTATACCGATAACCTCTCCACCTACTTTTCGGCCAGTGGCCATACCGGCAGCCTGCAGCACAACCTCATACTAGGGCTCGACTACATCAGCTTCCAGACCGACAAGCGCGGGCACCAGTGGGAGGCCCGTGAGATGGAGGTGGACGGGCAGCGGGTACCCCTGACCTTCGACCTCAACAACCCCACCTACGAGCTGCGGGACCCGAGCAAGTACATCCGCCGGCCCCTGGCTTCCTTCTTTCTGGATTACCTCAACGCCAGCTATAGCACCACCGGCCTGTATGTGCAGGACCAGGTTGGCATATCGGACAGGCTAAAGCTACTCATGGGCCTGCGCTATGAGATGTTCCGGGACCAGCGCGAGTATGGCAGCGGGGAAGAAAAGGTACACCAGAACGTGTGGCTCCCCCGGCTGGGGCTGAACTACCAGGTGCGGGATAACCTGAATTACTTTGCCAGCTACAGCCAGGGCTTCAAGCCCATTGACCCAGCTTTTGTCCGCAACCCGGAAAACTATGGCGGCACCGAGCCTTTCGATAGCGAGAGCAGCTACCAGGTAGAGTCGGGGCTGAAAGGGGAGTTTCTCGGTAAGCGTCTGTTCTCCACGCTGTCGTTCTTCCACATCGAGAAGCGCAACATGCTGGTGAACACCGGCCAGCTCACGGAAGCGGGCAACCCCATCTACCGGCAGAACGGGCGCGTCAAATCGCAGGGGGTGGAGGTGGAAGCCACCGGAAGTATAACGCCCGGCCTGAACCTGAGCGTGAACTACGCTTTCAACCACACGGAGGTACTGGCTTCGGACCTGGAGGGGGAGGAGGGGCTGCAGACGCCCAACGCCCCCCGGCATTCGGCCGGCCTGTGGGCCAAGTATACTTTCTCCGAAGCCGGTCTGGAGGGCTTTGGGCTGGCCATAGGCGGCAATTACGTGGGAGACCGGCGGATGGAGCTGCAGGTGCAGGACGTCCGAACGGGGGATTGGGTTTGGGAATACTGGCCCTCATATACCGTGGTGAATGCCGCGGCTTTCTATAGGGTGAACAAGTTCAAACTGAGCCTAAACGTCAACAACGTTTTTGATGAGTACTACTTCGTAGGGGGCTACGATTACCAAAGGGCCTTCCCGGGGGCTCCCCGCAACTTTATACTTTCCATGGGCTACACTTTTTAG
- a CDS encoding YceI family protein — MASIKWVADLTHSEVKFKVKHLMLTTVSGYFRSFDVEALTPDAAFTGVESLVFTAEVDSISTNNAQRDTHLKSADFFDAAQHSQVRFVATEYEQVSGEKYKLLGELSIRGITRPVALDVAYGGTVVDPYGQTKAGFSVHGKLSRKEFGLTWNAVTEAGSVVVSNEIKLHAEVQLVKQVPYPAWN; from the coding sequence ATGGCAAGTATCAAATGGGTAGCAGACCTGACGCATAGCGAAGTAAAGTTTAAGGTAAAGCACCTGATGCTCACCACTGTAAGCGGCTATTTTAGGAGTTTTGATGTAGAGGCGCTTACGCCTGATGCTGCGTTTACTGGTGTGGAGAGCCTGGTGTTCACTGCCGAAGTAGACTCCATCAGCACCAACAACGCGCAGCGCGACACCCACCTAAAGTCAGCGGACTTTTTCGATGCCGCGCAGCATAGCCAGGTTCGCTTTGTGGCCACCGAGTATGAGCAGGTATCTGGTGAGAAGTATAAACTGCTAGGCGAGCTATCCATCCGGGGAATAACCAGGCCTGTGGCGCTGGATGTGGCCTATGGCGGCACTGTCGTAGACCCTTACGGGCAGACAAAAGCTGGCTTTTCGGTGCACGGCAAGCTAAGCCGCAAAGAGTTCGGACTAACCTGGAATGCCGTGACCGAGGCGGGCAGCGTGGTAGTGAGCAATGAGATAAAGCTGCACGCTGAGGTTCAGCTGGTGAAGCAGGTACCCTATCCTGCTTGGAATTAA
- a CDS encoding ring-cleaving dioxygenase, protein MENRILGLHHITAIAGMAKRNLDFYTKVLGLRLLKKTVNFDDPGTYHFYYGDEKGSAGNILTFFPYEGARRGSVGTGMATNIAYAVPEGSFNYWIDRFEKHNVIYNKPSEKFGEQYLTFLDPDGLKLELVIPKNGDNRIAWETDEVKADVATKGFHGVTLTLQNKGKTAEVLTDILGYTFQEQSGNRFRFATDAVETANIIDLVELPNEARGIGGAGTNHHIAFRVKDEEVLMHFHDKIAGLGYSITNKIDRNYFYSLYFREPGGVLFEIATDNPGFGIDEPWDKLGESLLLPPQYEPRRAELEAVLPKLD, encoded by the coding sequence ATGGAAAACAGAATATTAGGCCTGCATCACATTACGGCGATTGCCGGTATGGCCAAACGGAACCTTGATTTTTACACGAAAGTACTGGGCCTGCGCCTGCTCAAGAAGACAGTGAACTTCGACGACCCGGGCACTTACCACTTCTACTATGGAGACGAGAAAGGAAGCGCAGGTAACATCCTCACCTTCTTCCCCTACGAAGGGGCCCGGAGGGGGAGTGTCGGAACGGGTATGGCCACCAATATTGCCTATGCCGTACCGGAGGGCAGCTTCAATTACTGGATAGACCGCTTTGAGAAGCACAACGTCATCTACAACAAACCCTCTGAAAAGTTTGGGGAGCAGTACCTGACCTTCCTGGATCCGGACGGGCTGAAGCTGGAACTGGTTATCCCCAAAAACGGCGATAACCGCATAGCCTGGGAAACAGACGAAGTAAAGGCCGATGTGGCGACCAAAGGCTTTCATGGGGTAACGCTGACGCTGCAGAACAAGGGGAAAACAGCTGAGGTACTGACTGATATTCTCGGGTATACGTTTCAGGAGCAGAGCGGTAACCGTTTCCGCTTTGCCACCGATGCGGTGGAGACGGCCAACATCATTGACCTGGTAGAGCTGCCGAACGAGGCCCGCGGCATTGGGGGCGCGGGTACAAACCACCACATCGCCTTCCGGGTGAAGGACGAGGAGGTATTGATGCACTTCCACGACAAAATTGCGGGCCTGGGTTATAGCATCACGAACAAAATAGACCGCAACTATTTCTACTCGCTATACTTTCGGGAGCCGGGTGGCGTGCTGTTCGAGATTGCCACCGATAACCCGGGTTTCGGCATCGACGAGCCCTGGGATAAGCTGGGGGAAAGCCTGCTGTTGCCGCCGCAATACGAGCCCCGCAGAGCCGAGTTGGAGGCCGTGTTGCCTAAGCTTGATTAA
- a CDS encoding cupin domain-containing protein — translation MKAFAVTRLYADENGDSRFEDIERPLDPEGEIGFLSEPEAVESIIFRKVVSTYDYDFHTAPDRQYLFLLDGGIEIETSLGEKRRFETGQVLLLEDTTGKGHKTRNLQPEVRSSVFVTLKEKS, via the coding sequence ATGAAAGCATTTGCCGTTACCCGCTTGTACGCCGATGAGAATGGCGACAGCCGCTTTGAGGATATCGAAAGGCCATTGGACCCGGAAGGGGAGATCGGGTTTTTGTCGGAGCCCGAGGCTGTGGAAAGCATCATTTTCCGGAAGGTGGTGTCTACCTATGACTATGATTTCCACACGGCGCCAGACCGGCAGTACCTTTTTCTGTTGGATGGCGGGATAGAGATAGAGACTTCGCTGGGCGAGAAGCGGCGCTTCGAGACGGGGCAGGTCCTGCTCCTGGAGGACACTACCGGCAAGGGGCATAAGACGCGCAACCTGCAGCCTGAAGTCCGCAGTTCCGTTTTCGTGACGCTGAAGGAAAAGAGCTGA
- a CDS encoding alpha/beta hydrolase — protein MYTHSTEVITKGKPLSETGKALIMVHGRGATAESILGLAQQLPVQDYTLFAPQATQHSWYPYSFMAPQAQNQPALDSALERLDELVESILDQGVKSEGLYFAGFSQGACLASEYTSRNARKYGGVLLFTGGLIGQQLDSSKYKGDFAGTPVLITTGDPDPHVPVSRVEETVEVMEKLGAAVTKKVYPGRPHTIGQQELDLANRILKSPKTD, from the coding sequence ATGTATACCCATAGTACAGAAGTGATTACAAAGGGCAAGCCCCTGTCTGAAACCGGTAAAGCGCTGATCATGGTGCATGGCCGGGGGGCCACCGCCGAAAGTATACTTGGGCTGGCCCAGCAATTGCCGGTGCAGGATTATACGCTGTTCGCCCCACAGGCTACCCAACACAGCTGGTACCCGTACAGTTTTATGGCCCCGCAAGCGCAAAACCAGCCGGCCCTGGACTCTGCCCTGGAGCGGCTGGACGAGCTGGTGGAAAGTATCCTGGACCAGGGCGTAAAGAGCGAGGGTTTATACTTTGCAGGCTTCTCGCAAGGGGCCTGTCTTGCGTCCGAATATACTTCCCGAAACGCCCGGAAGTATGGCGGGGTGCTCCTCTTCACCGGCGGGCTTATCGGGCAGCAACTGGATAGCAGCAAGTATAAGGGCGATTTTGCCGGCACCCCCGTACTCATCACCACCGGCGACCCGGACCCGCACGTGCCCGTTAGCCGGGTGGAGGAGACGGTGGAAGTAATGGAGAAGCTTGGGGCTGCCGTTACCAAAAAGGTATACCCGGGGCGCCCGCACACCATTGGGCAGCAAGAACTGGATCTTGCTAACCGCATACTCAAATCACCTAAAACAGACTAA
- a CDS encoding GNAT family N-acetyltransferase has product MEIEVKDNPARHRFEATTEGRTAFIDYKLRPGVMTVLHTEVPKELEGRGIAGAMTKFALEHMAANNLQLVPLCPYMQAYLKKHPEYAYLVKDKANESV; this is encoded by the coding sequence ATGGAGATCGAAGTGAAGGACAACCCGGCCAGGCACCGGTTCGAGGCAACAACAGAAGGGCGCACCGCCTTTATAGACTATAAGCTGCGGCCTGGCGTAATGACGGTGCTACACACCGAAGTGCCAAAAGAACTGGAGGGTCGTGGAATAGCCGGCGCCATGACGAAGTTTGCGCTGGAGCACATGGCGGCCAATAACCTGCAGCTGGTTCCGCTGTGCCCTTACATGCAGGCATATCTAAAAAAGCACCCGGAGTACGCGTACCTGGTGAAAGATAAGGCCAATGAAAGCGTATAG
- a CDS encoding adenylate/guanylate cyclase domain-containing protein, whose protein sequence is MPFPVKFKGEKVVPVEEGQTVLQASLAAGIPHYHACGGKGQCTTCRILVLEGQELLTPPTTSERAIKNVKKFPDNVRLACQSYVRGEGVEVQRLIRDETDRYIFINGKEDNMTRVMGERRKLALFFIDIRNFTPFIEAHLPFDVIHIMRRVFALMRNAISQYEGKIIDTAGDGLYAVFGLNDGIKKAAESAVLAGLKILEDIKIFNNTYLRPYFNHSFEVGIGVHVGKVIVGNVGIGLSDNLTVMGYPVNVAARLQAATKELNNSFVISERAYRLLKNPPYSAGCAYLTLKGVSNPYEVKLIGKPYAFSQAASPPSVT, encoded by the coding sequence ATGCCCTTCCCTGTAAAATTTAAAGGCGAGAAAGTGGTTCCTGTAGAAGAGGGACAGACGGTGCTGCAGGCATCGCTGGCTGCCGGTATACCCCATTACCATGCCTGCGGCGGAAAGGGGCAGTGCACGACCTGCCGCATCCTGGTGCTGGAGGGGCAGGAGCTGCTAACCCCGCCCACCACCTCTGAACGGGCCATTAAAAACGTAAAGAAGTTTCCGGACAACGTGCGGCTGGCTTGCCAGTCTTACGTAAGGGGGGAAGGCGTAGAAGTACAGCGCCTGATCCGGGATGAGACCGACCGCTATATCTTCATAAACGGCAAGGAGGACAATATGACCCGGGTGATGGGGGAGCGACGCAAGCTGGCGCTTTTCTTCATCGATATCCGAAACTTTACTCCTTTTATTGAGGCACACCTGCCCTTCGATGTCATCCACATTATGCGCCGGGTATTTGCGCTCATGCGTAATGCCATCAGCCAGTACGAAGGCAAAATCATAGACACAGCCGGGGATGGCCTCTATGCGGTCTTCGGTTTGAACGACGGGATCAAGAAGGCGGCAGAGTCGGCTGTACTGGCCGGGCTGAAGATCCTGGAAGACATCAAGATATTCAACAACACGTACCTGCGCCCATACTTCAACCACTCTTTCGAGGTGGGCATCGGGGTGCATGTAGGGAAGGTGATCGTGGGTAACGTGGGGATTGGGCTGAGCGATAATCTGACCGTGATGGGCTATCCCGTGAATGTGGCCGCCCGACTCCAGGCAGCCACGAAAGAACTCAACAACAGCTTCGTGATTTCGGAGCGTGCCTACCGGTTGCTGAAGAACCCGCCCTACTCCGCCGGCTGCGCCTACCTGACCCTGAAGGGCGTGAGCAATCCCTACGAGGTAAAGCTGATTGGCAAGCCGTATGCCTTCAGCCAGGCAGCGTCTCCGCCCAGTGTCACCTGA
- a CDS encoding NADPH-dependent FMN reductase has translation MSTTDRLKIAVIIGSTRPGRNGEAVGKWVYEIASKRSDATFELIDLLEVNLPFLDEPNSPAMQKYTKQHTKDWSARIDPFDAFVLVTPEYNHGVPASLKNALDFLYKEWNNKAVGFVAYGNAGGARSVEHLRNIVAELQMADVREQVALSLFTDFENYTDFKPASFQEKKLNTLLDQLISWGTALKQVRTQKKEA, from the coding sequence ATGAGCACCACAGACAGGTTAAAAATAGCTGTAATTATTGGAAGTACGCGTCCCGGCCGGAACGGTGAGGCGGTAGGAAAATGGGTATACGAGATCGCCTCGAAGCGCTCCGACGCTACCTTCGAATTGATAGATCTGCTGGAGGTAAACCTGCCATTCCTGGATGAGCCCAACTCGCCCGCTATGCAAAAATACACCAAGCAGCACACCAAAGACTGGTCTGCCCGGATTGACCCATTCGATGCCTTTGTGCTTGTTACGCCGGAGTATAACCATGGTGTGCCGGCATCGCTCAAAAACGCCCTGGACTTTCTCTACAAGGAGTGGAACAACAAAGCAGTTGGCTTTGTGGCCTACGGCAACGCCGGCGGTGCCCGGTCCGTGGAGCACCTGCGCAACATTGTGGCAGAGCTGCAGATGGCCGACGTGCGGGAACAGGTGGCGCTCTCGCTTTTCACCGATTTCGAGAACTACACTGACTTTAAGCCTGCTTCCTTCCAGGAGAAGAAGCTCAACACCTTGTTGGACCAGCTAATTAGCTGGGGAACGGCCTTAAAACAGGTACGCACGCAGAAAAAAGAGGCTTAA
- a CDS encoding HdeD family acid-resistance protein: protein MSESMNPSGARIGSYWYLPLLLGILFIALGIWVLFTPLESFLALAIFFAVTFLISGILEIVYAISNRRSLNKWGWSLAVGIVDLIIGIILVSTPAISMVVLPLYVGFGVLFRATLAIGWAFELKRREVPNWGWFLAVGLLGVLFALVMLWNPLFGGLTIVIYTGVALISIGVFQVFLSLRLKKYKDMW from the coding sequence ATGTCTGAAAGTATGAATCCCTCCGGTGCAAGAATTGGCAGTTACTGGTACCTCCCGCTGCTGCTGGGGATCCTGTTTATTGCCTTAGGGATCTGGGTTCTTTTCACTCCCCTGGAGTCGTTCCTGGCTTTGGCTATATTTTTTGCCGTTACCTTTCTTATCTCAGGAATACTGGAGATCGTATACGCCATCTCGAACCGGCGTAGTCTCAACAAATGGGGATGGTCCCTGGCGGTCGGTATAGTGGATCTGATCATCGGTATCATTCTGGTTTCTACGCCTGCCATATCCATGGTAGTCCTGCCGCTTTATGTTGGCTTTGGCGTCCTGTTCCGTGCCACCCTGGCAATTGGGTGGGCCTTTGAACTGAAACGGAGGGAGGTACCCAACTGGGGGTGGTTTTTGGCTGTGGGTTTACTCGGGGTGCTGTTTGCCCTTGTCATGCTGTGGAACCCATTGTTTGGCGGTCTTACCATCGTCATCTACACCGGCGTGGCCTTGATTTCCATTGGTGTTTTTCAGGTTTTCCTGTCGCTCAGGCTAAAAAAGTATAAAGATATGTGGTAA